The Natribaculum luteum genome contains the following window.
CTTCCAGTCGATTCTCGCGGTGCTGTACGTCCTCGGCGGACACCTGCTCGTCTAGCCGAGCAGGTTGTTGAGCGACATCGCGACGAACAGGAGGAGCACGATCTCGTTGACGATCCACGAGTGTGAGTTCATCCACGCTCGCACCTTCGGGAGGAAGGTTTCCGCGCGCTTGCCGAACGCGACCAGGGCAAGCGACGGGAGCGCCAGGGCCAAGAGCGTGAGCAGGATAAACGGGACGGCGTCCGTCCACGGGGCGTTACGGGCCGCCAGGTACGAGCCGACGGCGACCGAGGTGAGGATGTCGGTCGGGAAAAACCCCATGAGGAGAAAGCCGAGCCGAAACGAGAATCGCGGCGTCGCGGTCTCGAGTTTCCCCATCCACCGCGGTGGTTCCGCCTCCTCTCTCGTCTGATACGTATGCACCATCGCGAGCAAAAGCGCGACGAGGACGATCGTGCTGACCGTCGTGTTCGGTTCGCCCTGTTCGGTCGCACTGGCGCTGAATACGTAGGCGACCGTGACGACGAGCGGGATCGAGATGGCCGCACCACCGACGAACGCGGCGGAGTTTCGTCGCCAGTTCTCGCTCGTCGCGAGGAAGATGGCGCTGAGGATCTGGGGGCCCCCGATCATCACGAACACCAGCGGCAACACCTCGAGGAACTTCATGGCTCACCTACCCCGGGACCGCCGTTCGGGTGCCGGACAGGAATCGACCCGGCTAATTCCGTCGATTCCGTCCCCCCGGTGGAGGGGCGGCGTCCGTCTCCTCGCGTGGGTGTGACCTTGGGTGACATACTCCAACTCGAGTTCCGGTTTCGACTGTCAACCGCTAGTCAGACGCAAAACGGGTTAAAGCTTGGCCGGATGGCCGGTTCCTCTCCGGCGTCGAATCGTCCGAGCGTCACTCGCCGACTCGCCGACGCCGCGTTCGCATCGGCGTCCGGCATCGGACTGACCGGATGGCACCACGCTCGAGGGTCGCGAGCGGGCGACCCGATCACTCGTCGTCCTGGCGGTACACCGGCGTTCGAAACCGAACCCCGGCGGCGGCCAGCCCCCACTTGACCTCGAGTGTGGCCCACGCGAGGCCGGTCAGTCCGATCCCGATGGCGGCAGCGAACTCCGACGCACCCATCCACACCGGGCTGACGTAGACGGCGGCGTTGGTGAGGCGGTGGGGCAGGAGGTC
Protein-coding sequences here:
- a CDS encoding GAP family protein is translated as MKFLEVLPLVFVMIGGPQILSAIFLATSENWRRNSAAFVGGAAISIPLVVTVAYVFSASATEQGEPNTTVSTIVLVALLLAMVHTYQTREEAEPPRWMGKLETATPRFSFRLGFLLMGFFPTDILTSVAVGSYLAARNAPWTDAVPFILLTLLALALPSLALVAFGKRAETFLPKVRAWMNSHSWIVNEIVLLLFVAMSLNNLLG